The following are encoded together in the Planctomycetota bacterium genome:
- the folE gene encoding GTP cyclohydrolase I FolE, translating into MTQSPSAQQSSAPGQLPGSVDHARIERAVREILLAVGEDPDREGLLQTPARVARMYAELFGGLRQDPRVHLRTAFTEKYDELVLVRDIDFHSMCEHHLLPFMGKAHIGYLPDGRVLGLSKLARIVEVVARRPQVQERLTETIADLLEEDLGAKGVAVVVEATHTCMTIRGVRKPGSLCVTSAMKGLFRANVSSRAEVLALIHGRASS; encoded by the coding sequence CCGTCCGCCCAGCAGTCGTCGGCCCCCGGCCAGCTCCCTGGGAGCGTGGACCACGCCCGGATCGAGCGCGCCGTCCGGGAGATCCTCCTCGCCGTCGGCGAGGATCCCGACCGCGAGGGCCTGCTGCAGACGCCGGCCCGGGTGGCGCGGATGTACGCCGAGTTGTTCGGCGGCCTCCGCCAGGATCCGCGCGTCCACCTCCGCACGGCGTTCACCGAGAAATACGACGAGCTGGTCCTCGTCCGGGACATCGACTTCCATTCGATGTGCGAGCACCATCTCCTCCCCTTCATGGGCAAGGCCCACATCGGCTATCTCCCCGACGGCCGCGTCCTGGGGCTGAGCAAGCTCGCGCGGATCGTCGAGGTCGTCGCGCGGCGGCCGCAGGTGCAGGAGCGGCTCACGGAGACGATCGCCGACTTGCTCGAGGAGGATCTCGGCGCCAAGGGGGTGGCGGTCGTCGTCGAGGCGACCCACACCTGCATGACGATCCGCGGCGTCCGCAAGCCCGGCAGCCTGTGCGTGACGTCGGCGATGAAGGGCTTGTTCCGCGCCAACGTCTCGAGCCGCGCCGAGGTGCTCGCGCTGATCCACGGGCGCGCGTCGTCATGA
- a CDS encoding aminotransferase class V-fold PLP-dependent enzyme, translating to MASARRRSPAPSARCTRSEAEMTSPPRRYLDNAATGWPKPPEVVAAIVRAMTEVGATAGRGAYRSALEATALRDRARRAVSGLLGADPARVVLSTGATVALNVAFHGLLQPGDHVVATAADHNATLRPLEWLRARGIIDLSIVPCDGSGRVDPRAVRLAWRPATRLLSSSLVSNVTGVRQDLAALSRVVREHDGLFVVDAAQGAGLVPLDEIAAVADVVAAAGHKWLQGPGGTGWLWVREGLEPEALVQGGTGTASTCLDMPGALVERLEAGSPDVPALAGLAAGIEWLARHGTAAVAGHARALAAAAAERLAALPGVRVVAVPDGAPIVSFTVADYHPADVAALLEQIAGVEARAGFHCAALVHRHLGTADGGTVRVSFGPFNGPADVAAVVGAVAAVVGAAGDGHDDGISLTRPAWQT from the coding sequence ATGGCATCGGCACGCCGTCGTTCGCCCGCCCCGAGCGCGCGATGTACCAGATCGGAGGCTGAGATGACCTCCCCGCCGCGCCGCTACCTCGACAACGCCGCGACCGGCTGGCCGAAGCCGCCGGAGGTGGTCGCGGCCATCGTCCGGGCGATGACCGAGGTCGGGGCGACCGCCGGGCGCGGCGCCTACCGCTCGGCACTCGAGGCGACGGCGCTCCGCGACCGTGCCCGCCGCGCCGTGTCGGGGCTGCTCGGCGCCGATCCGGCGCGCGTCGTGCTCTCCACCGGGGCGACGGTGGCGCTCAACGTCGCCTTCCACGGCCTGCTCCAGCCCGGCGACCATGTCGTCGCCACGGCCGCCGACCACAACGCCACCCTCCGGCCGCTCGAATGGCTCCGCGCCCGGGGGATCATCGACCTGTCGATCGTCCCCTGCGACGGCTCCGGCCGCGTCGACCCGCGCGCCGTCCGGCTGGCGTGGCGGCCGGCGACGCGACTCCTCTCCTCGAGCCTGGTGTCGAACGTCACCGGCGTGCGCCAGGATCTCGCGGCGCTGTCGCGCGTCGTCCGCGAGCACGACGGCCTGTTCGTCGTCGACGCCGCGCAGGGGGCGGGGCTCGTGCCCCTCGACGAGATCGCCGCGGTGGCCGACGTCGTCGCCGCCGCCGGACACAAGTGGCTCCAGGGCCCCGGCGGCACCGGCTGGCTGTGGGTCCGCGAGGGCCTGGAGCCGGAAGCGCTCGTCCAGGGGGGCACGGGGACGGCGAGCACCTGCCTCGACATGCCCGGGGCGCTCGTCGAGCGCCTCGAGGCGGGCAGCCCCGACGTGCCGGCGCTGGCGGGCTTGGCGGCGGGGATCGAGTGGCTCGCGCGTCACGGCACCGCGGCGGTCGCGGGCCACGCCCGGGCGCTGGCGGCGGCGGCCGCGGAGCGGCTGGCGGCGCTCCCCGGCGTGCGCGTCGTCGCGGTGCCCGACGGGGCGCCGATTGTGAGCTTCACCGTCGCCGACTATCATCCCGCCGATGTCGCCGCGCTGCTCGAGCAGATCGCCGGCGTCGAGGCCCGGGCGGGTTTCCACTGTGCGGCCCTCGTCCACCGCCACCTCGGCACCGCCGACGGCGGGACGGTGCGCGTCAGCTTCGGGCCGTTCAACGGACCGGCCGACGTCGCCGCGGTGGTCGGTGCGGTGGCCGCGGTGGTCGGTGCGGCGGGCGACGGGCACGACGACGGGATCTCCCTCACGAGGCCGGCATGGCAGACATGA
- a CDS encoding MoaD/ThiS family protein, which produces MTARRVGPDRGTAPNPQPAMPQPATPLESAAAPEAGPTVVVELFAGIAAAAGCRRVAIPWTDGDVGALRRALERRYPALAPLLARSAFAHGDRYAADDERVAPGATVAVIPPVSGG; this is translated from the coding sequence ATGACGGCCCGTCGGGTCGGTCCTGATCGGGGCACGGCGCCCAACCCGCAGCCAGCGATGCCCCAGCCCGCCACGCCCCTCGAGTCCGCCGCCGCGCCCGAGGCCGGGCCGACGGTCGTCGTCGAACTGTTCGCCGGCATCGCCGCCGCCGCCGGCTGCCGCCGTGTCGCCATCCCCTGGACCGACGGCGACGTCGGCGCGCTGCGCCGTGCCCTCGAACGGCGCTACCCGGCGCTGGCGCCGTTGCTCGCCCGCAGCGCCTTCGCCCACGGCGATCGGTATGCGGCCGACGACGAGCGCGTCGCCCCCGGCGCGACGGTGGCGGTGATTCCGCCGGTAAGCGGAGGCTGA
- a CDS encoding molybdenum cofactor biosynthesis protein MoaE, which produces MAARGTAEPIPAATGARLHVRLAAVPLVVDAVRALVADPGAGATVVMVGSTREATGAELTAALHYEAHEALAQRLLEGILAAAAAAHSLAAAAVEHRLGRVAVGEASIVVAVAAAHRSAAFAAAEWIVDEVKRTVPIWKCDEAPDGSRRWAHPGDLRAVVAGEVR; this is translated from the coding sequence ATGGCAGCGCGAGGGACTGCGGAGCCGATCCCGGCCGCCACGGGGGCGCGGCTCCACGTCCGGCTCGCCGCCGTGCCGCTCGTGGTCGACGCCGTCCGCGCCCTCGTCGCCGACCCGGGCGCCGGGGCGACGGTCGTGATGGTCGGCTCGACGCGCGAGGCGACCGGAGCCGAGTTGACCGCGGCGCTCCACTACGAGGCCCACGAGGCCCTCGCCCAGCGCCTCCTCGAGGGGATCCTCGCGGCCGCGGCCGCCGCCCACTCGCTCGCCGCCGCGGCCGTCGAGCACCGCCTCGGCCGGGTCGCCGTCGGCGAGGCGAGCATCGTCGTCGCGGTCGCCGCCGCGCACCGCAGCGCCGCGTTCGCGGCCGCCGAGTGGATCGTCGACGAGGTGAAGCGCACGGTGCCGATCTGGAAGTGCGACGAGGCCCCCGACGGCAGCCGGCGCTGGGCCCATCCCGGCGACCTCCGCGCCGTCGTCGCCGGGGAGGTTCGATGA
- a CDS encoding YkgJ family cysteine cluster protein, with product MADMKREAAEPWYAGGLRFRCTQCGDCCTGAEGYVWVNQEEIDAMARRLSLTSVEFEARHVYRVGIRRSLKERPGGDCVLLDATTRKCTAYEERPRQCRTWPFWDSNLRTPDDWADAAAACPGCNHGQLVPLETIREQAAKIRL from the coding sequence ATGGCAGACATGAAACGCGAGGCGGCGGAGCCGTGGTACGCGGGGGGGCTGCGCTTCCGCTGCACGCAGTGCGGCGATTGCTGCACCGGCGCCGAGGGCTACGTGTGGGTCAACCAGGAGGAGATCGACGCGATGGCGCGGCGCTTGTCGTTGACCAGCGTTGAGTTCGAGGCCCGCCACGTGTACCGCGTCGGGATCCGCCGCTCGCTCAAGGAGCGCCCCGGCGGCGACTGCGTGCTCCTCGACGCGACGACGCGGAAGTGCACCGCCTACGAGGAGCGGCCGCGGCAGTGCCGGACCTGGCCGTTTTGGGACTCGAACCTCCGCACCCCCGACGACTGGGCCGACGCCGCCGCCGCCTGCCCGGGGTGCAACCATGGGCAGCTCGTGCCCCTCGAGACGATCCGCGAGCAGGCGGCGAAAATCCGGCTGTAA
- a CDS encoding integration host factor subunit beta — translation MTKKDIVRSIAEQIDLPQLRTKKLVQKTFDALIETLVRDGRIELRNFGVFQIKQRKARMARNPRTGARVPVQAKHVVTFKPGKEMEERVRQLDTAVAEGGAATTGFAAGHPTDVRAADTAPPPREGGT, via the coding sequence GTGACCAAGAAAGACATCGTCCGTTCGATCGCCGAACAGATCGACCTCCCCCAGCTACGCACCAAGAAACTGGTCCAGAAGACCTTCGATGCCCTGATCGAGACCCTGGTGCGTGACGGCCGGATCGAACTGCGGAACTTCGGCGTGTTCCAGATCAAGCAGCGCAAGGCCCGGATGGCCCGCAACCCCCGCACGGGGGCCCGCGTGCCGGTCCAGGCCAAGCACGTGGTGACGTTCAAACCGGGCAAGGAGATGGAGGAACGCGTCAGGCAGCTCGACACGGCGGTGGCGGAGGGCGGGGCGGCGACCACAGGTTTCGCCGCAGGCCATCCCACCGATGTCCGGGCAGCCGACACCGCTCCGCCGCCCCGCGAGGGCGGGACCTGA
- the moaA gene encoding GTP 3',8-cyclase MoaA, translating to MSVPAPAATAGLVDAFGRVHTDLRVSVTDHCNLRCSYCMPLDARFRPAAELLSFAEIERVVRVASELGIRTLRLTGGEPLLRPGMPELVERLVGIAGIEEVALSTNGLLLADQAAALAAAGLARLNVSLDALDPQVFAAVARRPGLERVLEGLAAARRAGFRDICINAVSIRGLTEGEIVPLARHCRAAGLHLRFIEFMPLDGESAWSGAQVLGGAEVRAILAREFGALEPLPAGDPGQPAVDYRYPDGGTVGFIDPVSAPFCGRCDRLRLTADGQFRNCLFSTTEWDARAVLRAAHPPADEAALLATLLRDCVAAKRAAHGIGTPSFARPERAMYQIGG from the coding sequence ATGAGCGTGCCGGCGCCGGCCGCGACCGCGGGGCTCGTCGACGCTTTCGGCCGCGTCCACACCGACCTGCGCGTCAGCGTCACCGACCACTGCAATCTGCGCTGCAGCTACTGCATGCCACTCGACGCCCGGTTCCGGCCGGCGGCCGAGCTGCTCAGCTTCGCCGAGATCGAGCGCGTGGTGCGCGTCGCATCCGAGTTGGGGATCCGCACGCTGCGCCTCACCGGCGGCGAGCCGCTCCTGCGGCCGGGGATGCCGGAATTGGTCGAACGCCTCGTGGGGATCGCCGGGATCGAGGAGGTCGCCCTGTCGACCAACGGCCTGCTCCTCGCCGATCAGGCCGCGGCCCTCGCCGCCGCCGGCCTCGCCCGGCTCAACGTCAGCCTCGACGCCCTCGATCCGCAGGTGTTCGCCGCCGTCGCCAGGCGCCCCGGGTTGGAACGCGTCCTCGAGGGGTTGGCCGCGGCGCGCCGCGCCGGCTTTCGCGACATCTGCATCAACGCCGTCTCGATCCGCGGGCTCACCGAAGGGGAGATCGTGCCGTTGGCCAGGCACTGCCGCGCCGCCGGGCTGCACCTGCGGTTCATCGAGTTCATGCCGCTCGACGGCGAGTCGGCTTGGTCGGGGGCGCAGGTCCTCGGCGGTGCCGAAGTCCGCGCCATCCTGGCGCGCGAGTTCGGCGCGCTCGAGCCCCTCCCGGCCGGCGATCCCGGCCAGCCCGCGGTCGACTACCGCTATCCCGACGGGGGGACGGTCGGGTTCATCGACCCGGTCAGCGCTCCGTTCTGCGGGCGCTGCGACCGCCTCCGGCTCACCGCCGACGGCCAGTTCCGCAACTGCCTGTTCTCGACGACCGAATGGGACGCCCGTGCCGTCCTCCGCGCGGCGCACCCGCCGGCCGACGAAGCCGCGCTCCTCGCCACGCTGCTCCGCGACTGCGTCGCGGCGAAGCGCGCCGCCCATGGCATCGGCACGCCGTCGTTCGCCCGCCCCGAGCGCGCGATGTACCAGATCGGAGGCTGA
- a CDS encoding FAD-binding protein produces the protein MDLERQRIAEDLRGVVAGEVLCDAPARSLYATDASLFEVWPLAVVKPRSTADVAATVRWAAENGVPVHPRGAGTSLCGGALGPGVVIDCSAHLRRVVYTGADTIRVQAGVVAGHLEQHLARVGRCFGPDPPNPWVTTVGGMIGRDVSGSRLPRHGSVRSRLRAAEVVLADGTIVEFTPVGEAAAAAATEGPAALAAGVARVIAGSRAVIERDQPAGRRSHGGYRLADVVHDGVVDLPRLLGGAEGTLGIVTEATLATAVADPGSAVALVLFESLDAAARAALRLAPLGPSACDLFDKRHLALARDARVAFELLIPPVADAGLLVEFSAPDPRAAAGRLEEAIRLVDGPRKLCIDVRRAEDAADVALFWDLSRQVVSTLHGVRGAERPVPFVEDIVVPPAELPEFLRRMQALLKQHAATVMLFGHAAHGQLHVRPFVDPRAPQRLVPLAEALYAEVFALGGTVGGEQGLGLSRTPFFRHGFPELAAVGDRIKALFDPSGIMNPGRVAGPAAEAFPFRTLPDPAAGPPPAATAAALPVLSWSAADLLAEVEACNGCGSCRGESPLQRMCPRFREHPGEEASPRAKANLLAAIVSGRVDKRTVAGEAVSAIADTCFHCHQCTSGCAAGVDIPALVTEIRGAHVAANGLGVTDWLLSRIDGVSALGGRMAPLANALLESPRARWLAEKLLGIAMGRKLPPFTGNRTLRWAAGRGLTRPSRRGGPRVLLFLDTFARRHDPELAEALVALLERSGVGVFVDPRQVSAGMPLIAAGDVAAARRVATRNVRILAEAVRLGYRIVCPEPAAVTCIRHDYPRLVDDEDTQRVVAATCDAATFLWELHRDGRLPAPVRPLAQRVLYHAPCHVRVAGVASPAEQLLRLVPGLSVDATDRGCSGMAGTFGLARRHYRTSLRIGRGLLAAVRSGTVDIGATDCSACRIQMEQSTPKPTVHPVKLLARACGVVSDDGPSGRS, from the coding sequence ATGGACCTCGAGCGGCAACGGATCGCGGAAGATCTCCGGGGCGTGGTCGCCGGCGAGGTGCTCTGCGACGCCCCGGCGCGGAGCCTCTACGCCACCGACGCGAGCCTGTTCGAGGTCTGGCCGCTGGCGGTCGTCAAGCCGCGCTCCACCGCCGACGTCGCCGCCACGGTCCGCTGGGCGGCGGAGAACGGCGTGCCGGTCCATCCCCGCGGGGCGGGCACGAGCCTCTGTGGTGGGGCGCTGGGGCCCGGCGTCGTTATCGACTGCTCGGCGCACCTGCGGCGGGTCGTCTACACCGGCGCCGACACGATCCGCGTCCAGGCCGGCGTCGTCGCCGGCCACCTCGAACAGCACCTCGCCCGGGTCGGCCGCTGCTTCGGCCCCGATCCCCCCAACCCGTGGGTGACGACGGTCGGCGGGATGATCGGCCGCGACGTCTCCGGCAGCCGGCTGCCGCGCCACGGCTCCGTGCGGTCCCGGCTCCGTGCCGCCGAAGTGGTTCTCGCCGACGGCACGATCGTCGAATTCACGCCGGTCGGCGAAGCTGCCGCCGCGGCGGCCACGGAGGGGCCGGCGGCTCTGGCCGCCGGGGTGGCGCGGGTGATCGCCGGATCGCGCGCGGTGATCGAGCGCGACCAGCCGGCCGGGCGCCGGTCGCACGGCGGCTACCGGCTCGCCGACGTGGTGCACGACGGCGTCGTCGACCTGCCGCGGCTGCTGGGAGGGGCGGAGGGAACGCTCGGGATCGTCACCGAGGCGACGCTGGCGACGGCTGTGGCCGATCCGGGGAGTGCCGTGGCGCTGGTGCTGTTCGAGTCGCTCGACGCCGCCGCGCGGGCCGCGCTGCGGCTGGCACCGCTCGGGCCGAGTGCCTGCGACCTGTTCGACAAGCGCCACCTGGCGCTGGCCCGCGACGCGCGCGTGGCCTTCGAGTTGCTCATCCCCCCGGTCGCCGACGCGGGGCTGCTGGTGGAGTTCTCCGCGCCCGATCCGCGCGCGGCCGCGGGCCGGCTCGAGGAGGCGATCCGCCTCGTCGACGGGCCGCGGAAGCTGTGCATCGACGTCCGCCGCGCCGAGGACGCCGCCGACGTCGCGCTGTTCTGGGATCTGTCCCGGCAGGTGGTGTCGACGCTCCACGGGGTCCGCGGCGCGGAGCGGCCCGTGCCGTTCGTCGAGGACATCGTCGTCCCGCCGGCGGAGCTGCCGGAGTTCCTCCGCCGGATGCAGGCGCTGCTCAAGCAGCATGCCGCCACGGTGATGCTGTTCGGCCACGCGGCGCACGGCCAGCTCCATGTCCGGCCGTTCGTCGATCCACGCGCCCCGCAGCGCCTCGTGCCGCTCGCCGAGGCGCTGTACGCCGAGGTCTTCGCGCTCGGCGGCACCGTCGGCGGCGAGCAGGGGCTGGGCCTGTCGCGGACGCCGTTTTTCCGCCACGGGTTCCCCGAGCTGGCCGCGGTCGGCGACCGGATCAAGGCGCTGTTCGACCCCTCGGGAATCATGAACCCGGGGCGCGTCGCGGGCCCGGCGGCGGAGGCATTTCCGTTCCGCACGCTCCCCGATCCGGCGGCCGGTCCGCCGCCGGCCGCCACGGCGGCGGCGCTGCCGGTGCTCTCGTGGAGCGCCGCCGACCTGCTCGCGGAGGTCGAGGCCTGCAACGGCTGCGGGAGCTGCCGTGGCGAGTCGCCGCTGCAGCGGATGTGCCCGCGCTTCCGCGAGCATCCCGGTGAGGAGGCCTCGCCGCGCGCCAAGGCGAACCTGCTGGCGGCGATCGTCTCCGGGCGCGTCGACAAGCGCACCGTGGCAGGGGAGGCGGTGTCGGCGATCGCCGATACCTGCTTCCACTGCCACCAGTGCACCAGCGGGTGCGCCGCCGGTGTCGACATCCCGGCACTGGTCACGGAGATCCGCGGGGCCCACGTCGCCGCCAACGGCCTCGGCGTCACCGATTGGCTGCTGTCGCGGATCGACGGCGTGTCGGCCCTCGGCGGCCGGATGGCGCCGCTGGCCAACGCGCTGCTCGAGAGCCCGCGGGCCCGCTGGCTGGCGGAGAAGCTCCTCGGCATCGCGATGGGGCGGAAGCTGCCGCCGTTCACCGGCAACCGCACGCTCCGCTGGGCGGCGGGGCGCGGGCTGACGCGCCCCTCGCGCCGCGGCGGGCCGCGCGTGCTGTTGTTCCTCGACACCTTCGCCCGCCGCCACGATCCGGAGCTCGCCGAGGCACTGGTGGCGCTGCTCGAGCGGAGCGGCGTCGGGGTGTTCGTCGATCCCCGGCAGGTGTCGGCCGGGATGCCGCTGATCGCCGCCGGCGACGTCGCCGCGGCGCGGCGGGTGGCGACGCGGAACGTGCGGATCCTCGCCGAGGCGGTCCGCCTCGGCTACCGGATCGTGTGCCCCGAGCCGGCCGCGGTGACCTGCATCCGCCACGACTACCCGCGGCTCGTCGACGACGAGGACACGCAGCGCGTCGTCGCCGCCACCTGCGACGCGGCGACGTTCCTCTGGGAACTGCACCGCGACGGGCGGCTCCCGGCCCCGGTCCGTCCGCTGGCGCAGCGCGTCCTGTACCACGCCCCGTGCCATGTGCGCGTCGCCGGCGTGGCCAGCCCCGCCGAGCAGCTCCTCCGCCTCGTGCCCGGCCTGTCGGTCGACGCCACCGACCGCGGCTGCTCGGGGATGGCCGGCACCTTCGGCCTCGCCCGCCGCCACTACCGGACGAGCCTGCGGATCGGCCGCGGGCTGTTGGCCGCCGTCCGCTCCGGGACGGTCGACATCGGCGCTACCGACTGCTCCGCCTGCCGGATACAAATGGAGCAGTCGACGCCGAAGCCGACCGTCCACCCGGTGAAGCTCCTGGCCCGCGCGTGCGGCGTCGTCTCCGATGACGGCCCGTCGGGTCGGTCCTGA